The following coding sequences lie in one Benincasa hispida cultivar B227 chromosome 6, ASM972705v1, whole genome shotgun sequence genomic window:
- the LOC120080052 gene encoding uncharacterized protein LOC120080052, giving the protein MGNWINKEPPPPVVLVPPLFDYPPLAARTRMLESSYNLLFGKLALKCLFEDYFDEARHFSTVIMLKPIDDPQVDLVATVSGPLDHKPEDKIVGNALFRWQSDIVDPHTFVDLYVSNSDPVLQMRSCAYYPKYGFGAFGIFPLLRKKRLCSEDFGLIGLRYGSRNLSAGITLMPFSSKDELPKTAWLVSKMGRLTTGVQYEPQYGIKDGGSLKNLMNWSCAIGYDVGSGSPLSPSFNFGLELAKNSQFIASFYQHVVVQRRVKNPLEENEIVGITNYIDFGFEMQTRVDDVKPADNIPDSTFQIAASWQANKNFLLKGKAGPLSSSLVIAFKSWWKPSFTFSISATRDRIVGKTAYGFGIRVENLREASYQRADPNFVMLTPSKEHLADSMIWKIGKRPMLQSDVNAGNFDDIPKELRPLNKIL; this is encoded by the exons ATGGGAAATTGGATAAACAAGGAGCCTCCGCCTCCAGTGGTTCTCGTTCCCCCACTCTTCGATTATCCTCCGCTTGCTGCTCGTACCAG GATGTTGGAGTCATCTTATAATTTGTTATTCGGGAAGCTTGCTTTAAAATGTCTTTTCGAGGATTATTTCGATGAGGCAAGGCATTTTAGCACGGTGATCATGCTAAAGCCCATTGATGACCCTCAGGTGGATTTAGTCGCAACC GTATCAGGTCCTCTTGATCATAAGCCTGAGGATAAGATCGTAGGGAATGCATTGTTTCGATGGCAAAG TGACATTGTTGATCCCCATACATTTGTGGACCTTTATGTGTCAAACTCTGATCC GGTTTTACAAATGAGGTCATGTGCATACTATCCCAAATATGGCTTTGGAGCTTTTGGTATTTTCCCACTCCTACGGAAGAAAAG ATTATGTTCCGAGGACTTTGGTCTTATTGGACTCAGATATGGCTCAAGGAATCTGTCAGCAGGAATCACACTTATGCCCTTCTCCT CAAAAGATGAACTCCCAAAAACTGCGTGGCTGGTCAGCAAGATGGGAAGGCTGACTACTGGAGTGCAGTATGAGCCACAAT atGGGATTAAAGATGGTGGgtcattaaaaaatttaatgaattGGAGTTGTGCAATTGGCTATGATGTGGGTTCGGGGAGCCCTTTGAGCCCATCTTTCAATTTTGGTCTTGAACTTGCAAAAAATTCACAG TTCATTGCCTCATTCTATCAACATGTGGTGGTTCAACGGAGG GTGAAGAACCcccttgaagaaaatgaaattgttgGAATCACGAATTACATCGACTTTGGCTTTGAGATGCAGACTAG AGTTGATGATGTCAAACCAGCAGATAATATTCCCGATTCTACTTTCCAAATAGCAGCATCATGGCAAGCCAATAAAAATTTCTTACTGAAG GGGAAGGCAGGGCCTCTTAGCTCCTCACTTGTTATAGCATTCAAGTCATGGTGGAAACCTTCATTTACTTTCAGCATCTCAG CTACCAGGGATCGTATAGTTGGAAAAACTGCATATGGATTTGGCATCCGCGTCGAAAACCTTAGAGAAGCCAG TTATCAAAGAGCTGATCCAAATTTTGTGATGCTTACACCAAGCAAGGAGCATCTGGCTGACAGCATGATTTGGAAAATCGGGAAGAGACCGATGCTGCAGTCGGATGTAAATGCTGGAAATTTCGATGACATACCGAAGGAACTAAGACCCTTGAAcaaaattttgtga